The sequence CGGCGCACCCGGCGCGATAACATCATCCAGACTATCGCCATAACCAGACCGATTACCGCCGCTCCGATGAACATCAAAAGTACCTTCTGCCACCCCAGGAATGCTCCCAGCATCGCCGCCATTTTTATATCACCACCGCCCATACTTTCCTTCTTGAACAGCCAATCTCCCAGAAGCGCTACAAGGTACAAAGCCGCTCCTCCAACCAGCAGCCCGATAATGGAAGCGACTATCCCTATACCGCCGGGAAGAAATGATGCCCCCAACCCCAGGGCCATTCCCGGTATTGTCAGCCGGTCCGGGATAATCTGAAACTCCAGGTCAATGAAGAATATGGCTATTAGTATTGAAGACAGCGCCGCATAAACGGCGGCACTCGGCGTTAAGCCAAAATGACTAATGAAGAAAAGGTAAGCGGCGCCGTTAAGTAATTCCACCAGCGGATAGCGGAAAGAAATCGGGGCATTGCAGGAGCGGCATCGGCCACGCAGAATCAGATAACTGAGCAGGGGAATATTGTCGTAAAATTTTATCCGGCTCTTGCAGGAGGGACAAAACGACCGGCCGGCAATATACGGAAGGTTCCGCGGAAGCCGATAAATCAGCACATTCAGAAATGACCCAACGGTCACTCCCAGAACCAAGACCAAAATGTAAAACGGTAACTCTGCCATTGTACTGATTATCGGCAGGATACCCCTCTATTTGAACTCCCCTAACAGATACATAACCACTGCCGCTGCGGTCGGTCCGGCATTCTCAGTTCGGAGAATTCTCTTTCCCAGCGATATTATCGCCGCCCCCTTCTCTCTTGCCAGTTCCAGCTCCTCCCGGCTGAATCCCGATTCGGGACCGGTCAGAAGCGTAAAGTTGTGGAACCGTTTCCCTTCTTCAGTGAAATCAATTCGGTCTAACGTTTGTGCGTCTTCCGTGGGGGCAAAGAGTAAAATCCGACCCGGAATTCTGCTTCTGTCGAAAACTTCCTCAAGATTCATCACGTCCTCGATTTTCGGAATTAATGAGCGCTCGCACTGTTTGGCTGCCGCCAGCGCCACTTTGCGCCATCTGGCTATCTTTTTCTGCGCCGTTTCCTCGTCGTCAATCTTTATTTTCGACCTGGCGGTTATAACCGGGATGAATCGCGCCACCCCGATTTCAGTCCCTCTTTGCACTACTTCATCAAATTTATAACCGGTTGATAAGCCTGCCGCCAGTGTAATTTGAAAGTGCGGCTCCCCGAAATTGCGCAGCTGTGAAAACCAGCGGCAGAAGACTCTTTCCCCCTCGAAATGGTCCACCTCTCCCTTATATGCTGTACCTGCCCCATCGATGATTATAACGGCGTCACTCTTGCCGAGGCGCATCACCCGGCGCAAGTGATGTCCTTCTTCAGCTGGAAGTTCGATTAGCTCTTCCCGGAGATTCTCCGGCGGCGCGTAGAAAATCGGAATCATCTCTTAAATATGGTATAGGCTAACCATTGCCCATCCTGATGAGCTTCGAATTTTCCGTCCCCCTCTGTCCGCAACATCAGGTCAATATCTTCTCTATCTTGGAGAAGCAGTCCAGACAGAACGATAATTCCGCCGGAAACGACCATCTCCCTGATTATATCATAAAGGTCAACTATTGAGCTCTTGATGAGATTTGCCACCAGGAAATCATACGGCGCATCATCGCGGGCTTTTTCTATCGAGCCGAATTCTATTTCAATTTTATCGGCAACGT comes from Candidatus Zixiibacteriota bacterium and encodes:
- a CDS encoding prepilin peptidase, encoding MAELPFYILVLVLGVTVGSFLNVLIYRLPRNLPYIAGRSFCPSCKSRIKFYDNIPLLSYLILRGRCRSCNAPISFRYPLVELLNGAAYLFFISHFGLTPSAAVYAALSSILIAIFFIDLEFQIIPDRLTIPGMALGLGASFLPGGIGIVASIIGLLVGGAALYLVALLGDWLFKKESMGGGDIKMAAMLGAFLGWQKVLLMFIGAAVIGLVMAIVWMMLSRRVRR
- a CDS encoding RsmE family RNA methyltransferase, whose product is MIPIFYAPPENLREELIELPAEEGHHLRRVMRLGKSDAVIIIDGAGTAYKGEVDHFEGERVFCRWFSQLRNFGEPHFQITLAAGLSTGYKFDEVVQRGTEIGVARFIPVITARSKIKIDDEETAQKKIARWRKVALAAAKQCERSLIPKIEDVMNLEEVFDRSRIPGRILLFAPTEDAQTLDRIDFTEEGKRFHNFTLLTGPESGFSREELELAREKGAAIISLGKRILRTENAGPTAAAVVMYLLGEFK